The genomic segment ACTGTCACCTGGTCACACTCAAAAGCCTTTCTCGATGTTAATATGTATATGGTACTTATTTCAGGATTCAGCATAAGCACAGGATCCGTGATTTTACTCCTAGGTTGTTATTGGCTTTACAGATTTAGAAAAAGGATAAAAGTAGTTAAGCAAAAAGCTAAATACTTTAAGAGAAATGGTGGTTTACTATTGCAGCAGCAAATATCTTCTAGAGATGGTGTTGTTGATAAAACTACACTTTTTACTCTCAGCGAGTTGGAGAAAGGGACGAACAATTTTAGTGAAGACAGAATACTTGGCCAAGGAGGACAAGGTACCGTCTACAAAGGAATGTTAGTGGATGGAAGCATTGTTGCCATTAAGAAGTCTAAAGTGGTAGACAAGAACCAGTTGGAACAATTTATCAATGAATTGGTTATTCTTTCTCTTGTCAATCACCGGAGTGTGGTCAAATTACTGGGATGTTGTTTAGAGACAGAAGTTCCATTGCTTGTTTATGAGTTCATCGTAAATGGAACATTGTACCAACATCTTCATGACCCAAGTGAAGATTTTCATATTACTTGGAAAATGCGCTTACAAATTGCTTCCGAATCAGCTAGTGCTCTAACATATCTACATTCTTCTGCTTCTGCTCCAATATATCATAGAGACATTAAGTCCTCCAATATACTTTTAGATGACAAATACAGGGCAAAAGTTTCAGACTTTGGAACTTCGAGGGCTATTACCATTGAGCAAACACATGTTACGACAAGTGTTCAAGGCACATATGGTTATTTGGATCCCGAGTATTTTCAATCAAATCAGTTTACTgaaaaaagtgatgtttatagtTTTGGAGTAGTTCTTGTCGAACTCTTAACAGGGAAAAAACCGGTTTTCCCCACTACATCTGGTGGGTGGATGAGCTTGGCTACTGAATTCCTCTTTCAAATGGAAAATTCTTGTCTGTTTGATAATTTGGACCCTCGGATTTCTGAAGAGGCCAAGAAAGATGAGTTAATAGCAGTTGCTAACCTTGCAAAACAATGCTTGAATATGAATGGAAAACAGCGGCCCACAATGAGAGAAATCGTTGTCCTACTTGAAGCAATCAGATCTCCCCATATGTCCAAGCCAACAGCATCAAAATGTTCAAAGAGCGAGTTTGTGATCATGGAGTATAATAGTCCTTATAATACAGAAACAACCTTTTTTGACTGTAGCTCCTGCACTTCGTGGTCTATTGAAGGCATGCCACTAATTTCTGGTAACTGACAATTAAAGGTACTTCTTGATCACTTAATCTATAGTGATTCTATGGAAGTTTCTCATGGACATGGGACAATTGCGACACCACTAGAAAATGTCTGAGAACAAAAGTGGATCCAAAATAATTGATTAAAAGAAGGGTTGAAAAATCAATTTGGATGTTTTCCGGAGAAAAAAGCAGAGTTTGGTTTTCTTGATGGCCATAGCCCACAGGAAAGCTGATTTGACTTTGGCTATTGATCTGATGCCAAGTTTGTTATTTCAATTACGATTATTGCTCTGTTTTAGGAGTAGGATCTAATGTATATAATTGTAATCAAATCCTATAAATAGTAATCAATTACTATAAATAATCACAAATTACATTAGTTAGTTAAATTCAATTCACATTTTTAATCAAATCCTTATAATCTCTCTATAATTTCTATTCTTTCCCCAAAATTCAATTCACAAATTTCACTTTGATACTCCAATTATTTGTAAGTATGTGAATATGATATTACTCATAGAAGTATTATTTACCTGGTGAGATATGGTGGATTTAGTACAAATTTCAATCAGTTGATTAGAAAGGTCAAGGTTATtgtccaaaaaaaattaaagagttaAAGATTTATTTCCGGACCTCAAATTCGTAATCATACTTTAAATAGGAATTGTTCTTAATTCAGTTAGAGCATGTATCATTGTTTTTTGGATAAGGTCTTGTGTTGGCGCCACACTCTCATGTAACAAGCACTCATTTAATCCACCTTTCAAAGATCATACGTAATCAAGTTTCACCTCATGcaaatttaaactttaatgtttaagtttttatttcatgttttattttatgttatttaggGTCGGTCCATCTATgtttagtattttattttaatcaagaaaaacaaacaaaaatatgtcaTGTATTTAAGTGAGGTCAAGGAAGAGATCAAGGACGAAAATCAAA from the Amaranthus tricolor cultivar Red isolate AtriRed21 chromosome 12, ASM2621246v1, whole genome shotgun sequence genome contains:
- the LOC130796974 gene encoding wall-associated receptor kinase-like 8 yields the protein MQYKHKTMKISLFLLLLKLQSLSQLTVSSSSLKRTSPIAKPNCSDHCGNVRIPHPFGIGAGCYYNESYAIICNTSFSPPKPFLYHFNLEILDINWFHRNLKGHALSDEEESEQILLVGNILQNRCRSHGGDAAEPVDLQNSPYRFSRWYNVFAVSGCGVNAVLKNRDGDIVTGCASMCMNDTSMTKSSNYFGIEGCKATLLSSPIDENIERGLDFYEIVSSSQTCNVAAGLLHIRSMINFSGNISSPKLFPTVLEWRTADIASSDTFSCVDYQDGTQSCSCSDYHGYVGNPYLPNGCQLVKECQKCKYGCFLNITTGYYYYCEKHHLHKRSSILGFSISTGSVILLLGCYWLYRFRKRIKVVKQKAKYFKRNGGLLLQQQISSRDGVVDKTTLFTLSELEKGTNNFSEDRILGQGGQGTVYKGMLVDGSIVAIKKSKVVDKNQLEQFINELVILSLVNHRSVVKLLGCCLETEVPLLVYEFIVNGTLYQHLHDPSEDFHITWKMRLQIASESASALTYLHSSASAPIYHRDIKSSNILLDDKYRAKVSDFGTSRAITIEQTHVTTSVQGTYGYLDPEYFQSNQFTEKSDVYSFGVVLVELLTGKKPVFPTTSGGWMSLATEFLFQMENSCLFDNLDPRISEEAKKDELIAVANLAKQCLNMNGKQRPTMREIVVLLEAIRSPHMSKPTASKCSKSEFVIMEYNSPYNTETTFFDCSSCTSWSIEGMPLISGN